The Brassica napus cultivar Da-Ae chromosome C7, Da-Ae, whole genome shotgun sequence genome has a segment encoding these proteins:
- the LOC106408761 gene encoding F-box/FBD/LRR-repeat protein At4g26340-like, translating to MDTISQLSDDLLIRILSRHWTKHVMATCCLSKRWLLLRSLVPRLNYDDRSFRDENYATFTQFVYRSLMSNKAPVLEALYLCLGPKSQAIDVGNWIETAVVCHRVQAISVDIRSSDEKGTMISLPSSMYTCQTVETLDLYNRLRLDVPFSVRLPSLKKLTLADVDYAENKVSSLTRLLSGCPNLDYLFLAHDNLDVALMVPSLRILRMYNTGRYQKGGGFVIDAPSLVSLFIRDYVLYDFHRIEHMPNLEHAHVDITWAVRNHKFLKAFTCARSLTLCLPFLEVLSPCGMIFHNLVDLKLNTCAQGWWDLVTRMLEDSPNLKFLKLHDEHLLHEFTSIETPDSWKRPSSVPKCLLHSFETFEWEGYKGRRGDVDMATYIITNATRLKKSNFSSQPRDDSDGGRIHRDLNSLHAASPHLMFLTQERNKRQRLEI from the exons ATGGACACGATCAGTCAATTGTCAGATGACTTGCTCATCCGAATACTGTCACGTCACTGGACGAAACATGTCATGGCCACATGTTGTTTGTCGAAAAGATGGCTGCTTCTTAGGAGTTTAGTTCCAAGACTTAATTATGATGATAGAAGCTTCCGTGATGAAAACTATGCGACCTTCACGCAGTTTGTTTAcaggtctttgatgtcaaataaGGCACCGGTTCTAGAGGCCTTGTATCTCTGTCTAGGTCCCAAGTCTCAAGCAATAGATGTTGGAAATTGGATTGAAACTGCAGTTGTTTGTCACCGTGTGCAAGCGATTTCAGTTGATATCCGTTCTTCTGATGAGAAAGGGACCATGATCAGCTTGCCGAGTAGCATGTATACATGCCAAACAGTAGAAACCTTGGACCTATATAATCGCTTGCGTTTGGATGTTCCTTTTTCTGTTCGTCTCCCGTCTCTGAAAAAATTGACACTTGCAGACGTGGATTACGCAGAAAACAAGGTGTCGTCTCTTACGAGGCTTTTATCCGGTTGTCCTAATCTTGACTATCTTTTTTTGGCCCATGATAACCTGGACGTGGCTCTCATGGTGCCTTCTCTTCGGATATTGAGAATGTATAATACCGGAAGATACCAAAAGGGTGGCGGGTTTGTGATAGATGCTCCGTCTCTCGTGTCCCTATTCATTCGAGATTATGTCCTTTACGACTTCCATCGAATTGAGCATATGCCTAACTTAGAACATGCACATGTTGACATAACTTGGGCAGTACGTAACCACAAGTTTCTGAAAGCTTTTACTTGTGCCCGCTCGCTTACTCTATGTTTACCCTTTTTAGAG GTTCTATCTCCTTGTGGCATGATCTTCCACAATCTCGTTGATCTGAAACTGAACACATGTGCTCAAGGTTGGTGGGATCTTGTCACTCGTATGCTCGAAGATTCTCCTAATCTAAAATTTCTCAAACTCCATGAT GAACATTTGCTTCATGAGTTTACTAGTATAGAAACCCCGGATAGCTGGAAGCGACCAAGTTCTGTTCCCAAGTGCTTGTTGCACAGTTTTGAAACTTTCGAGTGGGAAGGTTACAAAGGGAGACGAGGAGATGTAGACATGGCCACATACATTATAACGAACGCTACTCGTTTGAAGAAATCAAATTTCTCGTCACAACCCCGTGATGATTCGGACGGAGGTAGGATACACCGCGACTTGAATAGTTTGCATGCGGCTTCACCTCATCTTATGTTCTTGACCCAAGAAAGAAACAAGAGGCAAAGACTAGAAATATAA
- the LOC106350683 gene encoding uncharacterized protein LOC106350683 yields the protein MFRPKKKKELSLMEELRELEMLEEGEMVDIPEIENDDLIEENSLSVVVRCLNPSAHKVGGLVKALPPIWGLKDRVHGRGVGENRVQFIFQFEQDLHHVLTRGPWFVNGWIVSLDQWSPNPGPYFLKRILFWIRIRGLPIHLLKKQAVESLIGPLGKIEKIELHAKNSSSVEYIRALVWINTEEPLQFRRIARFKSGEVIPTELEYEKLIKICFACKRLMHDQTRCPENTIAYGPPVRGPALGKETQQPENNIRKASHPGSSSRSGHVPAQRSKTLTTPRSTKAPEQRYKEDMKGKRAATATRQTDSAEKESGNSDKKQEGRFSKGSLSPPSVFERLSSHAANSPELKRGILDSASTKRRRSSNSGERGNKKARLGTKEDNLSPPSVFQRLGTQGRGSDGKNSGEKLHSAHVAAQSPNHSVIRIALESGKVVEEGLMVNSNPLTPK from the exons ATGTTTCGTCCAAAGAAAAAGAAGGAACTCTCCCTCATGGAGGAGCTTAGAGAGCTTGAGATGCTGGAGGAGGGAGAGATGGTAGACATCCCAGAGATTGAAAATGATGACCTCATAGAAGAAAACTCCCTAAGCGTGGTAGTAAGATGCCTCAACCCATCAGCTCATAAAGTGGGAGGGCTCGTCAAAGCACTTCCACCTATCTGGGGGCTAAAAGACAGAGTTCATGGAAGAGGAGTAGGAGAGAACAGAGTCCAATTCATATTTCAGTTTGAGCAAGATCTCCACCACGTTCTCACTAGAGGTCCCTGGTTCGTAAATGGCTGGATAGTATCTCTAGACCAATGGTCCCCTAACCCGGGGCCATATTTCCTCAAAAGGATACTCTTCTGGATCAGAATAAGAGGTCTCCCAATCCACCTCTTGAAGAAGCAAGCAGTTGAGAGTCTTATTGGACCTCTGGGAAAGATAGAGAAGATAGAACTGCACGCAAAAAACTCATCCTCAGTGGAGTACATCAGAGCCCTGGTATGGATTAATACGGAGGAGCCACTGCAGTTCAGAAGAATCGCTAGATTCAAATCAGGTGAAGTGATACCCACAGAGCTGGAGTATGAGAAGCTCATCAAGATATGCTTCGCCTGCAAGCGACTGATGCATGATCAGACCAGATGCCCAGAAAATACAATTGCATATGGCCCCCCTGTACGAGGCCCTGCGTTGGGGAAAGAAACTCAACAACCTGAGAACAACATCAGAAAGGCTTCCCATCCAGGCTCAAGCTCCAGGAGTGGTCATGTCCCAGCACAACGTTCAAAGACATTGACGACCCCGAGATCAACAAAAGCGCCAGAACAGCGCTACAAGGAGGACATGAAAGGAAAGAGAGCTGCAACGGCTACAAG ACAGACTGATAGTGCGGAAAAGGAATCAGGAAACTCAGACAAAAAACAAGAAGGTAGATTCAGCAAAGGAAGCCTTAGTCCCCCGTCGGTGTTTGAAAGGTTAAGCTCCCACGCTGCTAACTCTCCTGAACTTAAAAGAGGAATCTTAGACTCAGCATCAACCAAGAGAAGAAGATCAAGCAATAGTGGAGAGAGAGGCAACAAAAAAGCTCGCTTGGGAACTAAGGAAGACAACCTGTCTCCTCCTTCAGTTTTCCAGAGACTTGGTACACAAGGTAGAGGTTCTGATGGCAAAAACTCCGGGGAAAAATTACATTCTGCTCATGTAGCAGCCCAGAGCCCAAACCATTCTGTCATACGGATAGCATTGGAAAGTGGCAAAGTAGTTGAAGAAGGGTTGATGGTGAATTCCAACCCTTTGACACCCAAATGA
- the LOC106350685 gene encoding uncharacterized protein LOC106350685, with protein sequence MESPPPQWIKCNTDAAWHKDQQRCGVGWISRDEYGRMLWAGVRSFQRLGSPIETEAEGIKWAIHSMSRLGYKQVIYETDSQVFAKMINGHEEVWSKLKPLIQEIQHDISGILTTRLCYIQKKNHVPKLYSIVPDWLKLAFETDMSDVSSNNVG encoded by the exons ATGGAAAGCCCACCTCCACAATGGATTAAATGCAACACTGACGCTGCTTGGCACAAAGACCAACAGAGATGTGGAGTTGGCTGGATCAGTCGAGATGAATATGGGAGAATGCTGTGGGCTGGGGTGAGAAGTTTTCAGAGATTGGGGTCACCTATAGAAACAGAAGCAGAAGGTATTAAATGGGCGATTCATTCCATGTCTCGCCTTGGCTACAAACAGGTGATCTACGAAACAGATTCGCAGGTTTTTGCGAAGATGATCAACGGGCATGAAGAAGTGTGGTCAAAGCTCAAACCACTAATTCAAGAGATTCAACATGACATTTCTGGAATCCTCACTACAAGATTGTGTTATATACAAAAGAAG AATCATGTCCCTAAGTTGTATTCTATTGTGCCTGATTGGTTGAAACTTGCGTTTGAGACTGATATGTCTGATGTAAGTTCAAACAATGTTggttaa
- the LOC106348672 gene encoding thioredoxin-like 1-2, chloroplastic isoform X1, with protein MSLDLKEHPMASNQTLTALSSSSYVVPTKTSSIGMSRGMRWWEKSTKVNMSEIHSANHLVDSLLNTGDRLVVLDFYSPGCGGCKSLHPKICQLAESNPNVMFLKVNQEELRTMCHGLNVHVLPFFKFYRGAEGKLCSFSCTIATTRSSSHCHGRSN; from the exons ATGAGCCTAGATTTGAAGGAACATCCCATGGCTTCAAACCAAACACTCACcgccttgtcttcttcttcctatgTGGTTCCT ACAAAGACGTCATCAATTGGTATGAGTAGGGGAATGAGATGGTGGGAAAAGTCAACGAAAGTCAACATGTCAGAGATTCACTCTGCTAATCATCTTGTTGACTCTTTGTTGAACACTGGAGATAGATTAGTTGTTCTTGATTTCTACTCTCCTGGTTGTGGTGGCTGCAAATCTCTCCACCCAAAG ATCTGTCAATTGGCTGAATCAAACCCAAACGTGATGTTTCTCAAAGTGAATCAAGAAGAGCTTAGAACAATGTGTCATGGCCTTAACGTTCATGTGCTTCCTTTCTTTAAGTTCTATAGAGGAGCAGAGGGTAAACTATGTAGTTTCAGCTGCACCATCGCCACC ACCAGGTCGTCGTCACACTGCCACGGACGTAGCAATTAA
- the LOC106348672 gene encoding thioredoxin-like 1-2, chloroplastic isoform X3, with translation MSLDLKEHPMASNQTLTALSSSSYVVPTKTSSIGMSRGMRWWEKSTKVNMSEIHSANHLVDSLLNTGDRLVVLDFYSPGCGGCKSLHPKICQLAESNPNVMFLKVNQEELRTMCHGLNVHVLPFFKFYRGAEGKLCSFSCTIATIIQATRS, from the exons ATGAGCCTAGATTTGAAGGAACATCCCATGGCTTCAAACCAAACACTCACcgccttgtcttcttcttcctatgTGGTTCCT ACAAAGACGTCATCAATTGGTATGAGTAGGGGAATGAGATGGTGGGAAAAGTCAACGAAAGTCAACATGTCAGAGATTCACTCTGCTAATCATCTTGTTGACTCTTTGTTGAACACTGGAGATAGATTAGTTGTTCTTGATTTCTACTCTCCTGGTTGTGGTGGCTGCAAATCTCTCCACCCAAAG ATCTGTCAATTGGCTGAATCAAACCCAAACGTGATGTTTCTCAAAGTGAATCAAGAAGAGCTTAGAACAATGTGTCATGGCCTTAACGTTCATGTGCTTCCTTTCTTTAAGTTCTATAGAGGAGCAGAGGGTAAACTATGTAGTTTCAGCTGCACCATCGCCACC ATTATACAAGCGACAAGAAGCTAG
- the LOC106348672 gene encoding thioredoxin-like 1-2, chloroplastic isoform X4, with protein sequence MSLDLKEHPMASNQTLTALSSSSYVVPTKTSSIGMSRGMRWWEKSTKVNMSEIHSANHLVDSLLNTGDRLVVLDFYSPGCGGCKSLHPKICQLAESNPNVMFLKVNQEELRTMCHGLNVHVLPFFKFYRGAEGKLCSFSCTIATVS encoded by the exons ATGAGCCTAGATTTGAAGGAACATCCCATGGCTTCAAACCAAACACTCACcgccttgtcttcttcttcctatgTGGTTCCT ACAAAGACGTCATCAATTGGTATGAGTAGGGGAATGAGATGGTGGGAAAAGTCAACGAAAGTCAACATGTCAGAGATTCACTCTGCTAATCATCTTGTTGACTCTTTGTTGAACACTGGAGATAGATTAGTTGTTCTTGATTTCTACTCTCCTGGTTGTGGTGGCTGCAAATCTCTCCACCCAAAG ATCTGTCAATTGGCTGAATCAAACCCAAACGTGATGTTTCTCAAAGTGAATCAAGAAGAGCTTAGAACAATGTGTCATGGCCTTAACGTTCATGTGCTTCCTTTCTTTAAGTTCTATAGAGGAGCAGAGGGTAAACTATGTAGTTTCAGCTGCACCATCGCCACCGTAAGCTAA
- the LOC106348672 gene encoding thioredoxin-like 1-2, chloroplastic isoform X2: MSLDLKEHPMASNQTLTALSSSSYVVPTKTSSIGMSRGMRWWEKSTKVNMSEIHSANHLVDSLLNTGDRLVVLDFYSPGCGGCKSLHPKICQLAESNPNVMFLKVNQEELRTMCHGLNVHVLPFFKFYRGAEGKLCSFSCTIATVVVTLPRT; encoded by the exons ATGAGCCTAGATTTGAAGGAACATCCCATGGCTTCAAACCAAACACTCACcgccttgtcttcttcttcctatgTGGTTCCT ACAAAGACGTCATCAATTGGTATGAGTAGGGGAATGAGATGGTGGGAAAAGTCAACGAAAGTCAACATGTCAGAGATTCACTCTGCTAATCATCTTGTTGACTCTTTGTTGAACACTGGAGATAGATTAGTTGTTCTTGATTTCTACTCTCCTGGTTGTGGTGGCTGCAAATCTCTCCACCCAAAG ATCTGTCAATTGGCTGAATCAAACCCAAACGTGATGTTTCTCAAAGTGAATCAAGAAGAGCTTAGAACAATGTGTCATGGCCTTAACGTTCATGTGCTTCCTTTCTTTAAGTTCTATAGAGGAGCAGAGGGTAAACTATGTAGTTTCAGCTGCACCATCGCCACC GTCGTCGTCACACTGCCACGGACGTAG
- the LOC106352166 gene encoding F-box/LRR-repeat/kelch-repeat protein At1g09650 produces the protein MARKTKLRRIESVSVPHHHVIERIMERLPVRSLLSFKAVSKQWKSTIESRFFQERQSKHSQQCGDPDVLMVSSTSLRTLVFGSLPSSSVKMPWGNKTYLVCQSSVDGLVCLYDSHKPGFVVNPITGWYRPLPLSRLQERMILKDGYIELGHLNFKPGFGKDEFTGTRKPVWLYNSIDIGLENATTTCEVFDFSTNSWRYVAPSAPCRILGGFPTPVFVDGSLHWFSECEETEVLSFDLHSETFKVISKAPFGSTASHWEILLCNLNNRLCASQLKLSDQVIWSFNSLNKTWDKLWSICIVPTWRSFGFPTWYALWPLAIFVEKKKKKKLLFYDPAHNHTLVLHDPETKSYDVAFSDESIGYPVCYFPSLISI, from the coding sequence ATGGCTAGGAAGACAAAACTTAGGAGGATAGAATCCGTATCAGTGCCCCACCACCATGTAATAGAGCGAATAATGGAGAGACTTCCGGTGAGGTCTCTGCTGAGTTTCAAGGCTGTGTCAAAGCAATGGAAATCAACTATCGAATCCAGGTTCTTCCAAGAAAGACAGTCGAAGCATAGTCAGCAGTGTGGAGATCCAGATGTTCTCATGGTGTCTTCAACCTCTCTAAGAACACTTGTGTTTGGTTCATTACCATCATCGTCGGTTAAGATGCCTTGGGGAAACAAAACGTACTTAGTTTGTCAGAGTAGTGTTGACGGCCTTGTTTGTCTGTACGATTCTCACAAACCTGGTTTTGTAGTCAACCCCATAACTGGATGGTATAGGCCTCTTCCTCTCTCGAGATTACAAGAACGCATGATCTTAAAGGACGGTTACATCGAGCTTGGACACTTAAACTTCAAGCCTGGGTTCGGTAAAGACGAGTTCACAGGGACGCGCAAGCCTGTTTGGCTCTATAACTCTATAGATATAGGTCTTGAAAACGCTACTACTACGTGCGAAGTTTTCGATTTTAGCACCAACTCTTGGAGGTATGTCGCACCCTCTGCTCCTTGTCGGATTCTTGGAGGCTTCCCCACTCCTGTGTTTGTAGATGGGTCGCTTCATTGGTTCTCAGAGTGTGAAGAAACCGAGGTGTTATCTTTCGATCTTCACAGTGAAACTTTTAAAGTCATCTCTAAAGCTCCATTTGGATCCACTGCAAGTCATTGGGAGATTCTTTTGTGCAACCTCAACAACCGCCTGTGCGCTTCCCAGTTGAAGCTGTCTGACCAAGTTATATGGTCGTTCAATTCATTGAACAAGACATGGGACAAGCTCTGGTCCATATGTATTGTTCCAACTTGGCGTTCCTTTGGTTTCCCAACATGGTACGCTCTCTGGCCACTAGCAATTtttgtggagaagaagaagaagaagaagttgttgtTTTATGATCCTGCTCACAATCATACGCTGGTGTTACATGACCCTGAGACCAAATCATATGATGTTGCTTTTTCTGATGAATCTATTGGATATCCTGTTTGTTATTTTCCAAGTTTAATCTCTATTTGA
- the BNAC07G28020D gene encoding uncharacterized protein BNAC07G28020D: protein MTLHHLSTHLNGVHLIHPQSPRLSSISPFSVSLPSIPHRTQFQSLVLCARRRRKKRAGHGRIARLMFKSLSLLSTNLQILPQPLDLVIADLGGGRGGGGGGSWRGWGRFDGWRRKPNRVPILILVCVMLWIYGYCKVSGKVIKSDEILKVLGACVLGISLVKELKREARSLVFVFLSLIASFVFGFKKESLVKLASQVRSCSSSVLLSKRRSRRRV from the coding sequence ATGACTCTTCATCATCTATCCACGCATCTCAATGGGGTTCATTTGATTCATCCACAAAGTCCGAGACTTTCATCAATATCTCCATTCTCTGTGTCGCTCCCTTCGATTCCACACCGAACCCAGTTCCAAAGTTTGGTTCTTTGTgcaaggaggaggaggaagaaaagAGCCGGGCACGGAAGAATTGCGAGGCTTATGTTCAAGTCTCTGTCTTTACTGTCTACTAATCTCCAGATTCTACCGCAGCCGTTGGATCTCGTCATTGCTGATTTAGGCGGAGGaagaggaggtggtggtggtgggtcTTGGAGAGGATGGGGGAGATTCGATGGGTGGAGAAGGAAACCGAACAGAGTACCAATTTTGATTCTCGTTTGTGTAATGCTGTGGATTTATGGTTACTGCAAAGTCTCTGGGAAGGTGATAAAGAGTGATGAGATTCTCAAGGTTTTAGGAGCTTGCGTGCTTGGTATCAGTTTGGTGAAAGAGCTCAAGAGAGAAGCTAGATCGTTGGTCTTTGTTTTTCTCAGTTTGATTGCTTCATTTGTTTTTGGATTcaagaaagagagtttagtCAAGTTAGCTTCTCAAGTCAGGTCTTGTTCTTCTTCGGTTCTTCTTAGTAAGAGGAGATCTCGTAGAAGAGTTTAA